The segment AACCCGTTGCATCCTGTTGATTCCCATCGGTAGGGGACAGGAGATGGCTGAGGTGGCAACGGGTCTGGCACATCCTCCAATTCTAGGCGACATCTGGCACCATAAACCGGTCCCGGCCGACTATAGTAAGGTTGAGGTGCATACCGTGAATCCCGAGTACGCGAAGCATAAGATTGAACACCCAACTAGCGAGGGGATTCGTGAGCTTGGACTACTCATGAAACAGTTCATCCTCTGGTACAAAAAGGATATTGTGTTTAATGTTTCCTCGCCAACTCCAAGTGATGTACACCTAGAGAGTCCACCTTGAGGATGGAGAGGTGTATTCACCGTCTCATGAGGACCACTTGATGCATGAGAGGGCACCGCTTCTCCAACCGCTGGCGAGCAAGGGGTTGAGCCAGGGCATGATGAGACGCCACATGAGCCTCAAATAGGTGAACCTTCTGTAGCTCGTGCGGAGCCAGAGCATGAGACGCCACATGTGCCTCAGAGCCCGCAACCTTCTATAGCGCATGCCGAGCCAAAGCGTGACGAGACACCACGTGTGCCTCATAGCCCAAAACCTTCTACAGCTTGTGCCGAGTCAGAGCATGACGagacaccacatgtgcctcctAAGCCACAACCTTCTCCAGCTCGCCCCGAGCAAGGCCATGATGAGATGGCACATACTTTTCAACAAGCACCGCCGACACATGAAGATCTACTCCCTCTAGTATGTGAAGCTCGTGAAAAGATCCCCATCATGATAAGGTCAACAGGGTCAAAATCTTTTGTGGATATGAACGTCTCGGGTATGtacaagtggtatgctcatgacCAGTTCAAGCCTGAGAACCAAGGCCCGAACAAATTTGCCTACAGGATGCCCACTGACACCTCAGACTACACAACGATAACAAAGTATCCAGATGTTGAAACCATCAAGTGGTCAAAGGATTGCCCGAAAGAATATGTAAAAGGCAAACGTTTCCTACCAAACCGGACCTTGTGTAAGATGCCATATGGAATGAGAAGGTTCCATGATTGGTACTACTTGCATGTTTCACGTACAGAACTGAATGTGTTGGAAGCAGTAATACCTGCTCGCACATTTGGAGGCCCTGCTTCGGGTATTGCCTTTGACTTCAGCGACATCCAATCATGCTTTCACCTTAGTTCAATGTCGATGAATCTGATTCACACTTGGTGCCTGTAAGTCCTCTTTCTCTTGATATCATCTGAAAGTAACCTAGTTGGATTTTGCTAAAACCAACTTACGTCATGATTTTTAGAATGCAAGCACACTTTATGAAATCTACACGCTCAACGAAAGCCGGGTATGTAGACCCTATGCCTATAGcacaaataaattttaattacccATCGAGATGGGAATTGGATGCGCCACAGCTAGCTGCTGGAGGGACGTTGGCGGAGAAAGAAAAGATCCGTGCGGCCAAAATAAGAGAAGAGTCTCTTAAGGTTGCGACGTGGATTGCCGTATGTTTAAAGAATCTCCAACACTTCGAAACAATATGgattccataccacttcaagtaAGTTCGATTAATTGTATACTTAACGATTGTTCAGTTTATCTTATTTTGATGCAAAGGTACTTATGTGTTTATTTAAAAGTGTTGTAGCAATCACTGGATAGTCATAGGTGTCGATGTCGGGATGAACATGGCATGGATTTGTGATTCTGCAGATTTTGACCCTCACACATATAAAGACTTCATGTCAATTCTCATTACGTAAGCAAATTAGTAATCCTAGTAACCTTATATGATTCACTTTAATATCGACTTCTGCATACTGTAAGTCACATCGATTCTCATTCAAACAGGGCATTCAGGGCCTatgtcaagaatcacaaaggaaGGCATGATCCAGGTCTGGGGAGCCACTTGTGTTTCAAATCTCTATGTTCGGTAAGTGCGACttagtttggcataaaattactaattttttcagtacttatacttgacatctccatttgcaaattgaaacaaagtttcccaagcaaaggccagggagtctccattgtggatactatgtatgtgctttcatcagtaacacaaaaggctataggagacaccctgaattggtaagtttgaatctcttagtgggttgtagtatgaaaacatagtatttctcacttagctttgcaatctcttctttacactagacctaaacttgtcttttacgatcttgtagtggaaagaagaaaaagcACTAAAAAGGGATGTCTACAGGGATGATGACCTCTTAGAGATTGTCGGTGACCTTTGCAACTTTATAATGGACCATGTTGTTTATTACAAAGGTGATTACCATAACCCACATTCCGACTTAGGTAGCAATCCTCTTTACCAGCACCTCCGTCAGTGGGATAGGCTATGTCTAGGTCGTTGATTACATGTGAACTTATTGGAATGGACTGTGATCGATTTGTATTAGTACTTGAAAAATTTCGGACTCTTTTGGATGGATTTGTAATGGACTTGAAACATTTTGGACTTGAAATGTGGTGCTGTGTATATGTATGGATATTTATGTTGTGAATCTGTGATGTTGAGAAtctgattatatatgtatatgtgtaTGTGGTGCTGTATTGTGCTGTCAACTCGattattgtaatttttatttttttctgaaaaataacTGTAGGGACGGTTCTAAATTGAGCCGCCCTTGCAAATGCAGACAATAGATGCGGCTGAGACACAAGCCGCCCTTACTAATGCTCACTATAAGGACGGCTGGAAGCACCAGCAGCTCTTACAGTGGTCACTAGTAAGGGCGGTTGTTGTTTCCAACCGCCCTTATAGTGGGCCACTGTGAGGGCGGCTGGTGTTGAACCGCCTTTATAGTGAATTCCACTGTAAGAGCGTTtgcagccgcccttacagagtTTATTTAACCGCCTCTAGAGATATACACATATACTACTGAGAGTAATGGAAcatatgattttaccgtctaacTGTGAACATGGAACATGGTTTTTACCGTCCTATTATAACTGATTCCTCTTTTGAAGAAACTCTGGAACATCTTATCCTTAACTACTCGACTACAACGGAGGAACATGGCTTTGCTGTCCAATAACTGTTCGAACATCTTTTTCCTTGCTAAAAGATTGCAGGAGGTCGCTCAACATTCGAGTGCCTAGTCTGGTCCTCAAATGGCACCACATAGAGTACTACATCCTGGAAGTTTTAATTTAAGGCTCAACTTCAAGTCTCCTTTTTCATTCTTCTTTGAAGTACAGCATAGCAAGGCTCCTCATGATTACATTTCTTTTACAAGAGTTAATATCCTTCCGTAAACCGCTGCAAAGATGACTTTTGATTCTCAAAGACAATAAATTAAAGTTACTCCAGAGAGTTCATCCTTCTAGCCTTCTAGGGATCCCTAATTTGTCTCGTGGCTAGAAGCCTTTTGTGTAAATTtcttcattttctttgtttGCCTTAACTTTCTTCATTCTCTtataattagtttaattaacAAATGTATCGATGTATATAAGCACAAGGAACGGAAGAGTTCATTCATTCACCGGAGTAAATAAAAACTGCATGGCAACCACACGTACACGTATCATCTCCGCTAGTCAGTCCGCTCTATCTACTACTCATCGATGCCGTAGGTCTTCTTGAGCAGGTTGATGAACTCATCCACCTTTTCCGGCGGGTGAAGGCTCTTGGCGACGCTGTCCCTCTCGGCGCACCGGCGGGCCCACGCCGCCAGCCCGGGCGCGATCTCCTGGACGCTGAACTCCCCGTACCTCTCGTAGCTGGGGAGCCACGGCACGAAGGGCACGAGCGCGACGTCGACGAACCCAAACGCCTCGCCGGCGAAGAAGCGCTTGTCCCCGAGCTCGCCGTCCAGGTTCCTGAGCACCTGCACGATCTCGGCGCgcgcctgcgcctgcgcctgGGACTCGCCCTTGAGCTTCCACAGCCGCGTGCCGACCTCGTACACCTTGTCGGAGTAGGCCGCCCAGAAGCGGGCCTGCGCGCGCGCGTAGGCGGCGTCGGGGaggagcttcggggtggtctccGGGAACGCCTCCTCGAGGTAGTTGAGGACGACGAGGGACTCGCACACGCGGCGCCCGTCGTGGAGCAGCACCGGGATCTTCTTGTGCACCGGGTTGGAGCGGAGCAGCAGGTCGCTCTTGGTGCCCAGCAGCTCCTGCTCCGAGTACTCGTACGGGATGCCTTTCTCTGCTAGCGCGATGCGGCAGCGCTGCCCGAATGGACTCACCCAGAAGTCCAGCAGCACCAGGCCCttcttcgccgccgccgccgccattatTGCTGTGTTGCCGGCGTTGATCTCTCTAGCTAGCTACCTGCGTACGTGTGCActgtggagagagagagagtgagtGAGTGTGGCAGCAGGTGGGTACGGTTTATTATAGGCGACGAGGGGAGAGGAGATGAGGATGGTGACTGAGACTGACGTCGCGTTGTGATTGTGAGTTTGTGACCGATGAGCTAGGGCCTAGGGAGTCTGCTGGATCGCCGGCTTTGTCGCTAAGCGATCGAGAACGCAAGGTGATCGCCTGAAGATCGTGGCACGTGGACGCGCGGGCTCGATGATCTGGAGCGAGGATAAGGATTAGCTCACGCGCGGCGTCGTGAGCCGGCCGTGACAACATGAGATGGCTGGCCGGCAATTGgcatgcatgcacgcacgcGCGACACCAAACGACAGAGGACGAGTCCGAGCAGCGTGGCGTCGTGGGCTGTGATCGATGAGCACCAGCGACTGCAGAGATCAGATCAGATCGATGATATCTGCAGGACGGCATCAAGGTACTGCATATGCATGTGGCAGCTCCGGTGAGTGTGTTGATCGAGTACGTAGGAATGCGTGGTGATGGCTAGTCTCCACGCACGTTCATGTGCTTTTGCCTCTTTGTGAACAGTGCCACACGACCTGGAGAGATTCCTTTCCacgaaggacttgtttagttcatttcgaaaaccaaaaagttttcaagattcctcgtcacatcaaatttttcgatacatgtatgaagcattaaatatagacgaaaataaaaactaattacacagtttaactgtaaatcgtgagacgaatcttttgatcctagttaatccataattagataatatttgccacaaacaaacaaaagtgttacagtagcgaaatccaaaatcttttcgcatctaaacaacgcCGAAGTTCGGTGCGAGTTGCGAGCACGCAACGTTTGGGGATCAGTCGCGTTTCCTTGTACGGGCCTTTTTAAAATTTACCAGTAGTACAAATTAGCGCGTTATTCAGGGCACGGGACGACGCTAAAGACGGGCTGTGGTATGTGCACACGGCAGAGTGCGCGACCTTGTTTTTCTTCTAAAGAGCACATCTAGAGAGCAATTGAGCAAAGTATAGCGAAGTGTGAATCTAGCTAATTAAGTAAGATCTTCAAGATCGAACACTATCGTCGGGAAATAAATTAAATCAAAAAAGTTAAGACCTATTCGCATGTCTGAAAAAGTTATGGATAAAAGTACTATTTACCGATTTGTtacgagaaaaaaaatattgttgaatgactgacagattcggcAAACAAACTCAAACGAACAGGTAGTCTCATTTTATGCATTGCGCTAAAGGTTAAAAGCCAAGTTgagtatggccttgtttagttcctcctcCAAAGTATACTCCCTTAGATGTTGGATacatatatggagtattaaatacaaaagactaaaaaataactaattacatatatTACGACtattttgcgagatgaatcttttaagcataattagtccatgatttgatAAGGTGGTGCTATAGCAAATATACAGTAAATATATGTTAATgacggattaattatgcttaataaattcgtctcgcgaaGTATTGAGAACTTCTATAatttactattcaattcaatgtAACATCTCAATATGATAATCAATGACACCCTAAAATTTTATATTTAAACGAAATATGTCGTAAGTTTTATcaaactcaggccttgtttagttccaaaatttttggcaaaatgagcgctgtagcaatttcgtttgtatttgacaaatattgttcaatcatagactaactaggctcaaaagattcgtctcgtcaattctgactaaactgtgcaattagtttttatttttatctatttttaatactccatacatacatctaaagattcgatgtgacggaaaatctgaaaaattttgcaaaacttttggggaactaaacaaggcctcagataAAGAGCTTTGGAGAGGACGAAAACAAGAATGCCGTTTGCTTTGGCGATAAGCACGAAGTGGCTTGAAAGCAACGCCAAGGAAAACTCATGGGcatcagtagggatgaaaacggatcggatacgaacggatatcattgatatcatatttgtttttatatttctggtcggattcggattcgaatacggataatgtcaaccatgtcggataagatatgattggatgtcgacatcataaatatacgatttaagtattcggatacggatacggtatcggatgttgaatattcggactcggatacggacagatctgaacctctttaaacgaattcggtctcgaatacggtcggaaaatatccgtaccgttttcatccctaggcaTCAGTGTGATGATGTCATGCAGGACGCACTATGAAAAGGTATATTCTCCAGTATAGAAAGTTCAATTCTGCCCTCAACGAGGCCATGCTATAGTTCAGTCATCGTTCTTCACTTCTACGAGTAAAGAGTCCCCTAGCAGGATTTGATTTTTGTTAGGATCTCTCTATCAGTTTAATCAAAACCTCCTCTAAACATGTACACAAAAACGGCTTATGAAATCATATTCAAGCTAAAAATGGTGAAGCCAAATAGGAGCGAAGCCGAAATTTAGGTATATAGTACGTACAAACCAACAACAATCACGCAGGACAAATAAATACGCAGCAAGAGTATACATAACAACAACTGAACATTTATGTTGTCATACAAAGAAGGCTAAAAAGCTAAAAAAACATTAAATATTATAGAGAAATAGGAAATAGAATTAATTATCTCAAGATCTCTAATCTTCCCCTGATCAATCTAATTCTTAGCTAGAAAAAAAATCACGGTAGTAACAAGAATAAAGGATATAAGGGTGATAACAAGCGGAATTGATTAATCTAATTCTTAGCAAAAAATGAGATTATAACAAatcacaatatatatatatatatatatatatatatgtttttaatATATTAGTGTAATTGGTCCATCAATTCTCTGATGCACATCAACACAACGGATATTgttatttgtctttttcttcgAAATGTTGGGCATAGCGGAACAGATGTGGTAATAACGACATAGGCAACAATAATATTGTGGTTGAGTGCCACAGGTAACAAACATGAGATGAGTATATCGTTGGTGCCAATGGTGCTTCCACATTTGTTTTGAGGAGTCTTGATGCACTAATGGATATTGGCGCAATATCAAGGCCAGCTATTGGTTGCTTGAGGCAGAGTCGCTCTAGTAGACACAAGCAACATTTGTGGTGAATTAAATGATGTTCTAGGGCAGAAAAGAGAAACTAAAGATCCACAAGAAATGGTAGAGGATCTAAAGTTTAAATTTATCTCTAAGGGACAAAAAATTAAATACTTTTTGAAAGACTAGGATAATGCTTATTAATCAGTAATGGAGCTCATCAAGAGAAAACTGAAAGCTACCTTGATTTTGCCTAAATAAAATAGCACAACCACATAAAAGGAATAGGGAAAAAATCTGAGAGGGTCCACATGCACCCCCACTCACTCACATGCACTACATCTCGGGGCCTATTTGGTTACGGGCGGTAAAAATTTAccgtccatcacatcgaatatttggatacatacataaagtactaaatgtagactatttacaaaacttttgaacctaattagttcatgattggatactaattgctaaataaaacaaaaatactactatACTTGTTAAACTTTAGCAACCCTAACCAAACACCCTCTCAATCGTTGGATGcatagtgtgtgtgtgtgtttgtgataAACCATATGGTCTTAGGAACATGTGAAATTTTACTTTTTTATATTAGATCATGTGTTTTCTGATTCATGCAGACTTGTTGTTGCAGATGCTTTGACCTTCTGATCAGGCCAACTAGCCAACACCGTGCCAGCTAGCTCTATATATAATTTTTAGCTTTCAAATAAACTAATATAATACAGGCACACGATCTCCTCAGATAATATAATGCCTT is part of the Sorghum bicolor cultivar BTx623 chromosome 10, Sorghum_bicolor_NCBIv3, whole genome shotgun sequence genome and harbors:
- the LOC8079320 gene encoding probable glutathione S-transferase GSTU1; this translates as MAAAAAKKGLVLLDFWVSPFGQRCRIALAEKGIPYEYSEQELLGTKSDLLLRSNPVHKKIPVLLHDGRRVCESLVVLNYLEEAFPETTPKLLPDAAYARAQARFWAAYSDKVYEVGTRLWKLKGESQAQAQARAEIVQVLRNLDGELGDKRFFAGEAFGFVDVALVPFVPWLPSYERYGEFSVQEIAPGLAAWARRCAERDSVAKSLHPPEKVDEFINLLKKTYGIDE